The Fodinibius saliphilus genomic interval CCGAGGAATACACTAAGTCACTTAAGAAGATGCTTAAATATGCTCGTGAAAAAGGCATTGACAGGGTGATGCAAGAGAACAACCTGGATGCCATTGTGAGTCCTACCGGAGCCCCCGCCTGGAAAACAGATTTAATTAATGGGGATAATTTCTCCGTTTCCTCAAGTAGTCCTGCTGCACGTGCAGGTTATCCGAATATAACTGTTCCCATGGGATATATTGATGATCTGCCTGTTGGCATTTCATTTTTTGGCAAAGCATGGAGTGAACCAAAGCTTTTAGAAATCGCATATGCATTTGAGCAAGCTACAAATATTCGAGTGCCTCCTTCGATAGCAAACATCAAATAACAGGCTACATTAAAAAACCCCCGACATAACGATATGACGGGGGATTAAAAATCAATAAGGAATATTTATTTACTTTCGAGCTCTTCTTGCAAGGCATCCCAGTCAGCCAAAAATCGCTCAAGTCCGCGATCTGTTAGTGGATGATGCATTAACTGGTCAATAACTTTAAGCGGCATGGTAGCTACATCTGCACCCAACCGTGCTGATTCGAATACATGCATAGGATGACGGATACTTGCTGCCAATACTTCCGTTTCGAAATCGTAATTCTCATAGATAGTTACAATATCAGCAATTAGCTGCATTCCGTCATCAGAAATATCATCAAGACGACCAATAAATGGAGAAATATATGTTGCTCCCGCTTTTGCAGCTAATAGTGCTTGGGTTGCAGAAAAGCAGAGGGTACAATTCGTTCGAATGCCTTCATCAGATAAGCTACGAATCGCTTTTATACCATCTTTAATAAGCGGCACCTTGACTACTACATTATCTGCTATCTTGGCCAGATTACGCGCTTCGGCCATAATCTCTTCATATTCTGTAGAAACAACTTCTGCCGAAACATCCCCATCAACTAAGTTACAGATTTTTGCAATATGCCCTTCAAAATCAGCAACTCCTATTTTTGCACACAAACTTGGGTTTGTTGTTACTCCATCCAAAACACCCAAGTCATGGGCTTCTTGAATCTCATCAAGGTCGGCGGTGTCAATAAAAAATTTCATATTTAGCTTAGTGGCTTTGTGATTATTTATGGTAGGCTAAAAATAACAAATTTTATACCTCTTTCTTAAAGCAACACCTTATTAATTATTTATATTTTACAGAACTCAAACGCTACTTCGAATGTTAAAAAAATTAAAAATCATCAATTTCTATCTTAATCTGTCGTTATAGTGAATCATTTGCTGTATCCTCTCGTAAGGCAACTGTTGCTTAACATCTATATCATTAAAAATGGATCCAGTGAAAAATTTACAGTACGTATTTGTTCCCTTATTTGTCATTTTTATTCAGGCCTGTGGCGGTAGCTCCGGCGAACCTACCAACAACTTTAGAGGAAATAATCAAGAAGAAGATGCAACAAGTGTTGAAACTATAACAGCTTCAACCCAGGATATTTCCCAACAAATAAAATCGTTTGGTAATGTTCGGGCACAAGAGATTGTGGAAGTTACTCCCCAGGTTTCAAATCGTATAACAAAAATTTATGCCGACCTTGGCGATACCGTCCAACAAGGAGATGTACTCGCCAAAATTTATGATGCCACTTATCGTGACCAATACCAACAGGCGAAATCACAACTTGAACAGAACCGTGCATCGTATGTTCGGGACAGCCTGCAATTTCAACGTCAAAAGGAACTGCATAGAAAAGACTTAATTAGCTCTACAGAATTTGATAATGCAAAAGCGACCTTTGAAAGCAGCAAAGCTCAGCTCCAATCGGCTAAAGCTAATCTTACCGAGAGCCGAGAGAACCTAGCTAACACTGAGATAACATCCCCAGTGTACGGAGTTGTTCTCAGTCGCAATATCTCTGAAGGTGACCTGGCCAGTAACGGACAAGTAGCGTATGAAGTTGCAAACCTTATTGGCCTTCAAGCGCGCGTTCACCTTCCGATGGAAGAATGGCGGGATGTTGAGATCGGACAAGAAGTTAGCTTCCGTGTATCCAACCAATCAAATGTCAGTGGCAAAGGGCGTGTTACACAGATAAGTCCCCGCCTGGACGCTTCTACCGGCCTTGGAGAAGTTGTCATAAGCCTCACTGAAACCGGACAATCTATTTATCAAGGAGTCTTGGTAGAATCTAATATCACAGTAAAAACTCATAACAATGCCGTGGTTATTCCCCGTTCTGCCTTAGTCGAGAATGTACAAACTCTTATTGAACCTGAATCAAATACGATCCAACTAGATCGGAGCTATTCGGTTTTTATTGTTGAAGATGATTCACTTGCACTACAACGTGATATTACATTGGGAATTGAACAAGGAGATAAAGTCGAAATTATCAGAGGCATTAAGGCCGGTGATGAAATTGTCACAACAGGCCAAAATGGGTTATCTGACAGTACAAAGGTACGCATTGCTGATCCTCAAAACTTTAATCCCTCTCAAAAAGAAGTTCCGATTGATAATATGACAGAGGAAGAAACTAAGGCGACATCACAAGATACAAGCTCAACCTCGTAATAAAGAATACATACTATCTATGAAAGCTCTAGCAAGAAAAGCGGTTGAGCGGCCTGTTACTTTTTTTATGACGAGTCTTATCGTCATCGGTTTTGGCCTTTTTGGGCTGTCAAACCTGCGGCTCAACCTTTATCCGGATGTCTCATTTCCAACAATTACAGTTTACACCACTTATGAAGGGGTAGCACCGGGAGATATGGAAACCCTTGTCACCCGTCCCATAGAAGAAGTTGTAGGTAGCATTAGTGGAGTTCGTGAAGTACGATCATCGTCCAAACAAGGTGCCTCTGTCGTTAAACTAAAATTTAACTGGGGTACCAACCTTTACCAAGCAGAATCAGACGTACGTAAAGAGCTTGACTTTGTAAGGCGAACCATACCCGACGACGCTGAACAGCCGATTGTTTTTTCGTATGACCCAAACCAAGAACCAATTATGGTTCTGACCTTAACCTCTAAAACCCAGAGCCCTAGAGAACTTCGTACCATGGCTCGCCAGCAGATTGAGCAGCGACTTGAACGAATACCAGGGGTAGCTTCCAGTGAAACAGCCGGCGGCTATGAGCGCCAAATCAATATTGATATCAGCAATGAGCAGATGCGCACCTATGGGTTAGATATCTCTACCATTGCTAATAAACTTGAACAAGAGAATATCCAGATTCCAGCCGGCGAGCTCATAGAAGGCCGTACTATATATTCACTGAGGACCATTGGTGAATTTAAAAATGTCGACCAGATACGCAATACTGTTATTGCGCAAACAGATGATAAACCTCTGCGCCTGAAAGATGTTGCTGATGTAGAAGATGGAGTTGCTCAGCCTATTGGCGATGTGCATGTTGATTATAATAAAGGGGTTATCATCAATGTATATCGGCAAAGTGATGCTAATGTTGTAACTACTGCAAATGCAGTTGTCGAAAATCTTGATGACCTCCAAAAACCTCTTCCCAGTGGAGTTGCAGTGGATGTATTGACAAACAAGGCCGAATTTATAGAAATGTCTATTGACAACCTACTTTGGACAGGCCTACAGGCCATTATCCTGGTGGTTCTTATCTTATTGGCTTTCTTACACAGTGGTAGATCTGCTCTTATTATAGCTATCTCAATACCTGTATCGATTATCTCCACTTTCAGTATTATGGACTGGACAGATCTTAGCCTGAATATCATTTCACTCTCAGGACTTACCCTTGCTGTAGGTATGGTCGTGGATGATGCTGTTGTAGTTCTGGAGAATATTTTCCGTTTCAAAGAAGAGGGCCATAATAAAAGCAAAGCCTCTGTCTTTGGAGCTCAGGAAGTAGCAGTCCCAGTCGTTATTTCAACACTTACAACACTCGTTGTCTTTATTCCAATTCTCTTTGTACCTGGTATTGCGGGATTCTTGTTTCGCGATTTAGCTCTTACTATCTCCTTCGCACTTATCGTATCATCGCTGGTAGCACTCTCTTTAATACCTATGATGAGTTCAATTCTATTAGATACTGATGAAGAGGGTGAACAAAAGAACAAAGACTCTTACCTAAAGCAACTTCTGGATTGGAGCCGTGGTAATATATATAAGCGCATTCTTGCTTCTCCGCTTCTATTATTAGGTGCTATTCTATATCCAATATTTTGGATAATTCGACTGGTCGGGAACAGTATCGCTTCCTTCTTTAGTAACAAAATTGCCCCAGTTACCAGTAACTTTCTAGATAGATTAGAGCAATCTTACAAACGCAGATTAGATTCACTCCTCAATAACAGTGGGACTGTTATAATATCAGCAGTAATTTTATTCTTGGTAACTCTTCCCATTTTTAATCAGCTGGGGGGAGAGTTTTTTCCAAAGGTTGATGATAACTCCTTTATTCTGGATGTACAACGAAATCCTGGGGTTAGCCTCATCGAGCTGGAACGATCAATTGCCCAGGCAGAATCAATAATCAACAAAAATGTACCTGAGGCGAAACTAGTAGTCGCAGACTTTGGAGATAAAGAAGGAATAGAAGGTGCAGACAGCCCCGGCGGCTATCAAGGAACCATTAGTGTTGAACTGGTTTCTCAAGATCAACGAAAACGATCAGAATCCGTCATTGTATCCAGTCTGCTTAAAAAGCTTGAAGATGTTCCTGGAACTAATATTAAAGAAATTCAGCAAGATCCATTAAGCCCTGAAGGTGAAAGTGGGCTGGTAGTCCAAATTTATGGTTATGAACCGCAAACAAAAGAAGATCTGGCCAATGGTGTAAAACAAAAACTTCGTGAGATTGATGGAATTGTAAATGTCTTTAGCACCGCCGACCAAGGGCGTCCCGAACTGCGCGTAACCATGGATCGAGAGCGAATTTCTCGTATCGGAATGACCACTTCAGATGTAGCTAATGCACTCAGCAACGCCATCAAAGGCAATATTGCAACAACCTATGTTGACAAGGGAGTTGAATTTGAGGTACTCGTTCAACTGGATGAACTGGATAAAGCAGCTGTATCAGACCTTCGAAATTTACAAATTCAAACTCCTTCCAATGGTTGGGTACCTCTATCTAACCTAGCCCGAATCGAACGCTATCAAGGGCCTACAAATATCTTAAGAATTAACCAAGAGCGTGTTACTGAAGTATCTGCCGACTTATCAGAAATGGACCTCAAAGCAGCATCAGTGCAAAGCCGGGAAAAGCTAGAGAATATTAATTGGCCCGAAGGATATCGATATGAAATAGCCGGCTCAGCAGAAGAGCAACAAGAATCCTTCAACTTTTTGGTACTGGCATTCATGATTGCGGGAATACTCACATATATGGTTATGGCCTCGCAGTTCGAGAGCTTAGTAGAACCCTTTATTATTATACTAACTATACCGCTTGCTCTAACGGGAGTTTTACTAATCCTCTGGATTACCGGCACCTCTATCAGTGTAACCTCAATGGTTGGTCTAATTTTGTTATCTGGTATTGTGGTAAATAATGGAATTGTCATGATTGATTACATCAAAATATTACAAGCTCGTGCTTATTCACGACACCAAGCAATTGTTGAAGGAGCTACCCGAAGATTACGACCTATTTTGATGACTGCCTTTACCACTATTCTTTCAATGGTACCGCTGGCCCTTGAACTTGGGTCAGGCTCGGAAACCTGGAGCCCTATGGCAAGAACGGTTATTGGCGGACTGGGCATGTCCACTCTGCTAATGCTTTTTGTAGTGCCCTGCTTATACAAACTGATAAACAGTATGGTCGAGAACTTCGGCTTTGATGCGGTGCATAAAGAAGACCCTCTCCTTCAAACTGAAGTTTCCTAATTCAATACTGCTATGAAAAAGTTTTCGTTAGCTGAACGTATACTTAAACGACCTATCACAGTGATCATGGCTACACTAGTGATTATCGGCTTTGGGTCATTTGCGCTCTCGAATCTTAAAATCACAATGTATCCTTCTTTTAATATCCCGGTGCTTGCTATACAGACCACCTATGGCAATGTTGCTCCTGAAGACATGCAAGAACTCGTAGTCGAGCCAATAGAAGGCGCGGTATCAGCCATACAGGGTATCGAAACCATGGATGGGAACATTGACAAGGGTAGCGCTTTTATCATCCTTAGACTCAAAAATGGCATCGATATACGCCGAACGGAACTGAAGGTGCGGGAAGCCATATCGCGGATTAGAAATGAACTACCGGCCGAAGCCTCCGAACCGATTATATTCCAGTTTGATCCCGAAAATATGCCCATCATGCGGCTTAGCCTTGAAGCCGAACAAAAAGGTCTTGATAAACTCCGACGCCTTGGAATAGAGTTCGTTGAACCGCGTATCGAGCGACTGGAAGGGGTAGCCTCAGCTGATACCCGGGGTGGACTTGAACGCAAAATATTTGTGAATGTAGACCCTATGTCCCTGGCACAACATCGCCTGGTTCCATCAGACCTAGAGAACGCACTACGGTCTAATAATGTGCAGGTTCCTGTGGGCGATATTGTGGCAGGTACAAAAAGCTATAGCATTAGGGCACAGTCGATGTATGGGCAAGTAGAAGAGATTAAACAAACGATTATCAAAACAAATAATAATGATGTTCCCATACGTATTAAAGATGTAGCGAATGTCAGCGATAGCTTCGCCGATATCTCTACGCTCGTTGAAATCAATGGCAAAAACAGTGTTACTCTTGATATATACAAAAAGTCTGACGCTAATACACTAGATGTGGCAAATGCCGTAACCACTCAGCTCAATACCATTAATGCCAATCTACCAAAAGGTGTCAGCTTACAAGTACTTACCAACGATGGTCAAAATGTTGAAAATTCCATCTCTAACCTCACCCAGTCAGCTTTAGCCGCCCTTATCGTAGTTATAATAGTACTTCTCATATTTTTGGGCGGATGGCGAATTTCATTAGTGGTAGCGGCTTCCATTCCCGTTTCGGTGACCGCTACCTTTGCAGCGATGTATGCGGCAGGACTTACTCTTAATATCTTGACGATTACTGCTCTTGCGCTTGCCATTGGCTTACTTGTTGATAATGCTATTGTTGTTTCAGAAAGTATTGCTCGTAAACTCGAAGAAAATCTTCCAAAAATGCAGGCAGCACTGGAGGGAACAAACGAAGTGATCGGAGCGCTGCTGGGGGCAACATTGACCACATTAGGTGTTTTTGTTCCCATAATCGGATTGTCTGGAGTTGCAGGTCAGTTTTTTGCTCAGTTCGCCATAACAATCAGCATGTCTATTGCAATCTCTTTCTTAGCCTCCATCATATTGGTCCCTGTTTTAGCTCTACTTTTTCTGAATAAAGAAGAGTTTCAACGTCACAGTTCCTCATTCCAGGCTATTCATAAGATTGAAAACTGGTATGAAGATTCACTCCGTTGGCTCATGTTTCATAAGTGGACAACAATCGTTTTTGTTTCATTAATTCTTGGAGGAACATACCTTCTATTTTCAAATCTTGAATCTGAATTTTTGCCGGATACTGATAGTGGCCAGATCTCTGTTGGGGTTGAACTACCTACCGGTACAAAACTTGTTAAAACAGCACAGGTTCTCCGTAGCTTTAGTGAAGAACTCAAGCAAAAAGAGGTGGTTGAAACCGTTATTACTCAAATAGGCCAAAGTGGATGGAATCAACGGACCAATGAAGGAGAACTCAATATTAATCTGATTGAAGCTGATAAGCGTGATATTACTACGAATAAATTTTCAGCAAACCTTCGCCAAACTCTTAAAGCACCGGGTGTAGAAGTAAATATTCGAGGGAGCGGTGGTTTTTCCGGCTTTAGCAGCGGAATCCGCTTGAGTGTAGTAGGTCCTGATATTGATATATTACAAGGTATATCAGACAAAATTGAAAGAAACTTACTTCAAGATTCAACTGTTATTTCTGTCGATAATGGCTGGACAGACCGCACACCCGAACTTAGATATTATGTAGACAGACAACGTATTAGCCGGGTAGGAAGCTCGCTTAATCAAGTTGCGCGTTCTTTAAAAACACAAGTCCAAGGAACACGAGTAGGATTTCTACGCCAAGAAGGAAGAGAAATACCTATTGAAGTACGAGCCAATAAATCTTCCCTTACAAGCCGTGAACAGCTTTATGATCTTGAGTTAATTCAGGCGGATAGTCAACGTATTCCTGTTGCCGGGCTAGGAAAATTTGTAAGTGCAGAGGGCTTTAACTCTATTGAACGTCGAGATCGAGAAACTGTACTGGATATTAATATCGAAGTAGATGGAAATCCCAGCGAATACCGAGAACAGATAACTTCTTTCCTCAAAGAAGAAATTATATTACCCGAGGGCTACCGTTACGAGTTTACCGGAGGGACCCGTGACTCTGAGGAAGGCTTTTTTGAAATATTACGATCTCTGATATTTGCCATATTACTTACATACATGATTATGGCATCTTTATTTGAGAACTTTCGTGACCCCTTTATCATCTGGTTCACTATACCGCTTGCATTCTTTGGTGCTTTAGTGGGCCTTTGGATATTACAAACCCCACTGAGTGCTACTGCCTATATTGGTATGTTTATGCTCGTAGGTATTATTGTTAATAATGGTATCGTTCTCGTTGATTATATGCACTTGTATTCGAAATATAATGAACACTCCGATTCACTTTTCAACAATGTAATTGAAGCATGTAAAAGAAGACTTCGCCCTATTCTTTTAACAGCCCTTACCACTATCTGTTCAATGATACCTTTATCATTAGCCATCGGTACCGGTGCCCAAATTTGGGCACCGCTTGCACGTGCTGTTATTGGCGGCCTCTTTTTCGGCTCAGTTTTGACACTTTATATCATTCCCGCCTTTGTAATGGGGATCAGTAAAAAAAGAAGAAACGCGATCAATGAATACAGAACTTCTTCTAAATAATACTTTCAGTCAGTACATTGTCAATGATCTATAATCAATTTTTTAGACTGATAATCTATTCTTATCAAAACAATTATTCAAAATTCACGTTACATGTATTACCTCTGAGATTTAATAAGAAGATGGAAATATTGGACAAAAAGATTGTATATTTATGCAAAGCATCTAGAAAACGAGATTAAATTTTAAATCATATTATTATGAGTAAATCAAAAGATTTTACACTTGGCCTAATATCAGGTGCTCTTGTGGGATCAGCTATCGCACTATTATATGCACCCGATAAAGGAAGTAACACCCGTGATGTTCTCTCCTACAGACTTAGTAACTACCTAGATGAGCTCACTCACCTCATTGATAAACTTTCCGACGAGAAAAAGTCCATATCTGAGGCGAAACGAAAAGGGGATTTAGTAGTAGAAGATGCGAAAGATCGTGCAGAAGATTTAATTCGTGAAGCAGAAGATCTCCTTAATACTATTGAAGATACTAAAGAGGGTGAGAACAAAGCTGATTAATAGTCACTTTCTTTCCAAATTTTTTTAAAGCCTCCGGTTAATCGGGGGCTTTTTTATTTGTCGGCTACTAGTAAGGGCACTACGATAAAAAAAGCGTCTGACCATAGTGGCCAGACGCTTTAAATATTAGTTACTAATGATGTTTATCGAAGTTATGATTCGTCTTCTTCTACATCAGTTTCAGCAGTTGCTTCTTCACCATTAGGATCGCCAGCTCCACTGAGCTCTTCGAACACTTTGGCTACTTCTTGCTCATCTTCATCCAGTTCAGTTTTCTTACCAACAATGAGATCATCATACTTACGTAGTCCCGTACCAGCAGGTACTTTATGACCAACGATCACATTCTCTTTAAGACCTTGAAGTGTATCTTTCTTAGCCTCAATAGATGCTTGTGTAAGAACCTTAGTTGTTTCCTGGAATGAAGCAGCAGATAACCAGCTTTCTGTTGAAAGTGCAGCACGTGTAATACCAAGCAGTATGGGCTTAGAAATAGCCGGTTCTGCTTCACGTGTTTCAATTTCTTCGACACCTTCTTTAATAAGTTCGTTGTTAATATCTCGAACTTCACGACGATCAAGGATTCTTCCTTGTTTGAGATCACTTCCACCGACATCGGTAACAACATATTTACCGATCAACTCATCATTCTTATTATTGAGTTCAAATCGATCAACTTTGTCACCTTCAAGATACATAGTATCTCCGGGATCGGTTACCTCAACCTTCTGCATCATGGTGCGTACAATCGTCTCAATGTGTTTATCATTGATTTTCACACCCTGTAGTCGGTAAACCTCCTGAATCTCATTCACGAGGTAAGACTGTACTGCATAAGGCCCTAGAATATTAAGAATCTCTTCGGCCGGAATAGTACCATCAGAAAGTTGCTGGCCAGCTTCAACATAATCATTCTCTTGAACCAAGATATGCTTGGAAAGAGATATAAGGTATGTCTTCTCTGTCTTACCATCTTTACTTTCAACGATAACTTCCTGCTTACCACGTTTACGACCGCCGAATCGTACAATACCATCAATTTCAGATACAGCAGCAGGATCACTTGGTGACCGAGCTTCAAAGAGCTCCGTAACACGCGGCAGACCCGCTGTAATATCTTTAGACTGACCGGTTGATCGCGGAATCTTAGCCAGAACCTGACCTGCAGAAACATCTTGTCCGTCTTCCACAACGATATGTGTATCAACAGGCAATGTTTTCTCACGAACGCGATCATCACTGCCCTTAACCATCAGGGTTGGAACCAGTGAACGATCTTTAGAGTCAATTACAACTTTCTCGCGGTGACCTGTTTGAGCATCAGTCTCTTCAGAAAACGTGATATCTTCCATGATATCTTTGTACTCAACAGTACCGTCGATCTCAGCGTAAATATTCGCATTATAAGGATCCCACTTACAGAGTGGTACTCCTTTCGGTATCTCATCGCCTTCTTCAACGAGAAGCTCTGAACCGTAAGGAATATTATAGGTCGTAAGAACCTTTCCTTCCTCATCTACGATTTTAATTTCACCGGCACGACTTAATACAACATCATGCAGTTCTTCACCGTCATCATATTCGACAACGCGGATATTTTCAAACTCAACTTCACCTTCGAACTTCGCTTTATGCTGTGATTCTGACTCCATACGAGAAGCAGTACCACCAACGTGGAATGTTCGTAGTGTAAGCTGCGTACCAGGCTCACCAATAGATTGAGCTGCAATAACACCTACAGCCTCACCTACCTGTACCATTGTACCACGTGACAAGTCACGTCCATAGCATTTTGAACATACACCGCGTTCGGTTTCACACGTAAGTACAGAACGGATCTCTACCTCTTCAATTGAAGTCTCCGCAATACTCTTTGCGACCTTTTCATCAATCATCTGATTTGATTCACAAAGAAGCTCATCAGAGATAGGATCATAAATATCGTGTAATGAAACTCGTCCAAGAATACGATCTTCCAGGCTCTCGATAACATCTTCGTTATCTTTCAGAGCTTTCATCTTAATTCCACGGAGGGTTCCACAATCTTTCTCATTAATAATAATATCCTGAGAAACATCTACAAGACGACGCGTTAAGTAACCGGCATCAGCAGTTTTAAGTGCAGTATCGGCAAGACCCTTACGCGCACCGTGAGTAGAAATAAAGTACTCAAGAACCGTAAGACCCTCTCTGAATGAGGATAGAATTGGATTCTCAATTACCTCGTTTCCTTCTTGCATAGAACTCTTCTGCGGCTTAGCCATCAGTCCACGCATACCACCAAGCTGACGAATCTGCTCTTTTGAACCACGAGCACCGGAATCAGCCATCATAAATACTGGGTTAAATCCATCACGATCAGAGGTCAATGCCTCAAACAATGATTCAGAAACCCTGTTAGTGGTACTTGTCCACTTATCAATAACCTGATTATATCGTTCGTTATCGGTAATGAAACCCATTTCGTAACGATCAGTTATTTCAGCAACCTCATCTTGAGCTTTCTGTATTAACTGTTGTTTTTCATCAGGGATTACAATGTCTTCAAGGCTAAAGGAAAGCCCGCCTGTAGTTGCTTGGTTGAAGCCTAGACGTTTCATTTCGTCAAGGAATTCAGCAGTACGTGATGTTCCTACTTCATAGTGAACATCCCCAATAAGAGAACGCAGTTCTTTCTTACCAAGCGTACGGTTAATATACCCCATCTCATCAGGCAGTATCTTATTAAAGACAACTCGACCTGTTGTAGATTTGATGATTTCATAACCATCACCGTCTTCTTTTGGAATACGGATATTGATTTTCGCGTGCATATCTAAGCGGTCGCGATCATATGCAATAAGCACCTCATCGAGGTTGGCAAAGGTTTTACCCTCTCCTTTCTGATCACTGGCCATCTTGGTCAGGTAATAAATACCCAAGACCATATCCTGTGATGGTACCGCAATAGGACCACCATTGGCAGGACTTAAGATATTATGAGAGCCTAACATTAATACAGATGCCTCTAATATTGCATCATGGCTTAATGGAAGGTGTACAGCCATCTGGTCACCATCAAAGTCAGCGTTAAATGCTGTACATGAAAGTGGGTGCAGACGTACTGCTTTCTCTTCAATAAGCACGGGTTGATACGCCTGGATACCAAGCCTGTGCAATGTTGGAGCACGATTCAGCATGATTGGGTGTCCGTCAATCACGTTCTCAAGGACCTCCCATACAACTTGATCTCTGCGGTCTACAACTTTCTTTGCAGATTTAACCGTTTTAACATAACCACGCTCAATGAGTCGGCGGATAATAAATGGCTTATAAAGCTCTACAGCCATCTCTTTCGGCAAACCACATTGGTGCATCTTAAGCTCAGGGCCAACAACAATAACAGAACGACCCGAATAGTCAACACGTTTACCGAGCAGGTTCTGA includes:
- the fsa gene encoding fructose-6-phosphate aldolase yields the protein MKFFIDTADLDEIQEAHDLGVLDGVTTNPSLCAKIGVADFEGHIAKICNLVDGDVSAEVVSTEYEEIMAEARNLAKIADNVVVKVPLIKDGIKAIRSLSDEGIRTNCTLCFSATQALLAAKAGATYISPFIGRLDDISDDGMQLIADIVTIYENYDFETEVLAASIRHPMHVFESARLGADVATMPLKVIDQLMHHPLTDRGLERFLADWDALQEELESK
- a CDS encoding efflux RND transporter periplasmic adaptor subunit, whose amino-acid sequence is MKNLQYVFVPLFVIFIQACGGSSGEPTNNFRGNNQEEDATSVETITASTQDISQQIKSFGNVRAQEIVEVTPQVSNRITKIYADLGDTVQQGDVLAKIYDATYRDQYQQAKSQLEQNRASYVRDSLQFQRQKELHRKDLISSTEFDNAKATFESSKAQLQSAKANLTESRENLANTEITSPVYGVVLSRNISEGDLASNGQVAYEVANLIGLQARVHLPMEEWRDVEIGQEVSFRVSNQSNVSGKGRVTQISPRLDASTGLGEVVISLTETGQSIYQGVLVESNITVKTHNNAVVIPRSALVENVQTLIEPESNTIQLDRSYSVFIVEDDSLALQRDITLGIEQGDKVEIIRGIKAGDEIVTTGQNGLSDSTKVRIADPQNFNPSQKEVPIDNMTEEETKATSQDTSSTS
- a CDS encoding efflux RND transporter permease subunit — encoded protein: MKALARKAVERPVTFFMTSLIVIGFGLFGLSNLRLNLYPDVSFPTITVYTTYEGVAPGDMETLVTRPIEEVVGSISGVREVRSSSKQGASVVKLKFNWGTNLYQAESDVRKELDFVRRTIPDDAEQPIVFSYDPNQEPIMVLTLTSKTQSPRELRTMARQQIEQRLERIPGVASSETAGGYERQINIDISNEQMRTYGLDISTIANKLEQENIQIPAGELIEGRTIYSLRTIGEFKNVDQIRNTVIAQTDDKPLRLKDVADVEDGVAQPIGDVHVDYNKGVIINVYRQSDANVVTTANAVVENLDDLQKPLPSGVAVDVLTNKAEFIEMSIDNLLWTGLQAIILVVLILLAFLHSGRSALIIAISIPVSIISTFSIMDWTDLSLNIISLSGLTLAVGMVVDDAVVVLENIFRFKEEGHNKSKASVFGAQEVAVPVVISTLTTLVVFIPILFVPGIAGFLFRDLALTISFALIVSSLVALSLIPMMSSILLDTDEEGEQKNKDSYLKQLLDWSRGNIYKRILASPLLLLGAILYPIFWIIRLVGNSIASFFSNKIAPVTSNFLDRLEQSYKRRLDSLLNNSGTVIISAVILFLVTLPIFNQLGGEFFPKVDDNSFILDVQRNPGVSLIELERSIAQAESIINKNVPEAKLVVADFGDKEGIEGADSPGGYQGTISVELVSQDQRKRSESVIVSSLLKKLEDVPGTNIKEIQQDPLSPEGESGLVVQIYGYEPQTKEDLANGVKQKLREIDGIVNVFSTADQGRPELRVTMDRERISRIGMTTSDVANALSNAIKGNIATTYVDKGVEFEVLVQLDELDKAAVSDLRNLQIQTPSNGWVPLSNLARIERYQGPTNILRINQERVTEVSADLSEMDLKAASVQSREKLENINWPEGYRYEIAGSAEEQQESFNFLVLAFMIAGILTYMVMASQFESLVEPFIIILTIPLALTGVLLILWITGTSISVTSMVGLILLSGIVVNNGIVMIDYIKILQARAYSRHQAIVEGATRRLRPILMTAFTTILSMVPLALELGSGSETWSPMARTVIGGLGMSTLLMLFVVPCLYKLINSMVENFGFDAVHKEDPLLQTEVS
- a CDS encoding efflux RND transporter permease subunit, with the translated sequence MKKFSLAERILKRPITVIMATLVIIGFGSFALSNLKITMYPSFNIPVLAIQTTYGNVAPEDMQELVVEPIEGAVSAIQGIETMDGNIDKGSAFIILRLKNGIDIRRTELKVREAISRIRNELPAEASEPIIFQFDPENMPIMRLSLEAEQKGLDKLRRLGIEFVEPRIERLEGVASADTRGGLERKIFVNVDPMSLAQHRLVPSDLENALRSNNVQVPVGDIVAGTKSYSIRAQSMYGQVEEIKQTIIKTNNNDVPIRIKDVANVSDSFADISTLVEINGKNSVTLDIYKKSDANTLDVANAVTTQLNTINANLPKGVSLQVLTNDGQNVENSISNLTQSALAALIVVIIVLLIFLGGWRISLVVAASIPVSVTATFAAMYAAGLTLNILTITALALAIGLLVDNAIVVSESIARKLEENLPKMQAALEGTNEVIGALLGATLTTLGVFVPIIGLSGVAGQFFAQFAITISMSIAISFLASIILVPVLALLFLNKEEFQRHSSSFQAIHKIENWYEDSLRWLMFHKWTTIVFVSLILGGTYLLFSNLESEFLPDTDSGQISVGVELPTGTKLVKTAQVLRSFSEELKQKEVVETVITQIGQSGWNQRTNEGELNINLIEADKRDITTNKFSANLRQTLKAPGVEVNIRGSGGFSGFSSGIRLSVVGPDIDILQGISDKIERNLLQDSTVISVDNGWTDRTPELRYYVDRQRISRVGSSLNQVARSLKTQVQGTRVGFLRQEGREIPIEVRANKSSLTSREQLYDLELIQADSQRIPVAGLGKFVSAEGFNSIERRDRETVLDINIEVDGNPSEYREQITSFLKEEIILPEGYRYEFTGGTRDSEEGFFEILRSLIFAILLTYMIMASLFENFRDPFIIWFTIPLAFFGALVGLWILQTPLSATAYIGMFMLVGIIVNNGIVLVDYMHLYSKYNEHSDSLFNNVIEACKRRLRPILLTALTTICSMIPLSLAIGTGAQIWAPLARAVIGGLFFGSVLTLYIIPAFVMGISKKRRNAINEYRTSSK
- a CDS encoding YtxH domain-containing protein — its product is MSKSKDFTLGLISGALVGSAIALLYAPDKGSNTRDVLSYRLSNYLDELTHLIDKLSDEKKSISEAKRKGDLVVEDAKDRAEDLIREAEDLLNTIEDTKEGENKAD